Proteins co-encoded in one Blastocatellia bacterium genomic window:
- a CDS encoding prohibitin family protein, translating into MRNQPDDLERDPFLERGRRRNFTPATFWLKFLGAAFLLLIVIILGAKSVTTVESGTHAVLRRWGKAEQVLEPGLHFYNPISTSLQIYETRIRTHTENVSVTSVDNVRFTADVTVAYAPDPKRLVELDSRLGREYLARLTPIIQTASRDVFSDIKIYDVVAQVGRVTQELKASLDPQFAAHNVLLESVQISNVDLPDNVEIQAAEVAAAAKAKEAAEFRLQAAKIEQETRALEARTAAQNPELIRLRQLEIMREIELSRNDAIKNTKVQTLIIGTLPAGVQAMVPVKE; encoded by the coding sequence ATGAGAAACCAACCGGATGACCTGGAGCGAGATCCCTTCCTGGAAAGAGGGCGGAGGAGAAATTTCACGCCAGCGACCTTCTGGCTGAAATTCCTGGGAGCGGCCTTTCTTCTCCTCATCGTGATCATCCTCGGCGCCAAGTCGGTGACGACGGTGGAGTCGGGCACTCATGCGGTCTTGCGCCGCTGGGGAAAGGCCGAACAGGTGCTCGAACCGGGCCTTCACTTTTACAATCCGATCTCGACCAGCCTGCAAATCTACGAGACGCGCATTCGCACGCACACCGAAAATGTCTCCGTCACCTCGGTGGATAATGTTCGTTTCACCGCCGATGTCACGGTCGCCTACGCTCCCGATCCGAAGAGACTTGTTGAGCTCGATTCTCGCCTGGGGAGGGAATACCTGGCGCGGCTCACGCCCATCATTCAGACGGCCTCGCGGGACGTTTTCTCCGACATCAAGATTTACGATGTCGTCGCCCAGGTGGGTCGGGTGACTCAGGAGCTGAAGGCCAGTCTTGATCCTCAGTTCGCCGCGCATAATGTCCTGCTGGAGTCGGTGCAAATCTCGAACGTGGATTTGCCCGACAATGTCGAGATTCAAGCGGCGGAAGTCGCCGCAGCCGCCAAGGCCAAAGAAGCCGCCGAGTTCCGACTCCAGGCAGCCAAAATCGAGCAGGAGACGCGCGCTCTGGAAGCCCGCACCGCCGCTCAGAACCCCGAACTCATTCGTCTGCGCCAACTGGAGATCATGCGAGAGATCGAGCTTTCTCGAAACGACGCCATCAAGAACACCAAGGTTCAAACGCTCATCATCGGAACGCTGCCCGCCGGCGTACAAGCGATGGTTCCCGTGAAAGAGTAA
- the dapF gene encoding diaminopimelate epimerase, with protein MPVEFYKFHAVGNDFLILDGRGLNGAESLERLAQRLCHRHLGIGADGLIVWGQADSSEADVEMRLFNSDGSEAEISGNGVRCLAAYLYFIGEWAAERLRVATRAGVKTLHLLERDGPRFRFLAEMGRPRLASTEIPMALEPPQSKVVNYPLDVGDGVFLVTACSMGNPHCVVLCDDLEALDIRQLGPVIEHHPLFPARTNVEFVRVLDRRLIALRMWERGAGETLSSGTGASAALVAAVLNDLTDRQVRVRTAVGDLEVTWREDDVITVTGTAEAVCRGVWLGSLADVV; from the coding sequence ATGCCCGTGGAATTTTACAAATTTCATGCAGTGGGCAATGACTTCCTGATCCTCGACGGGCGTGGCCTGAATGGGGCGGAGTCGCTCGAGCGTCTCGCCCAACGACTGTGCCATCGCCATCTGGGCATCGGTGCCGATGGGTTGATCGTTTGGGGCCAGGCGGATTCCTCGGAGGCCGATGTTGAAATGCGGCTCTTCAACTCCGATGGAAGCGAAGCGGAGATCTCCGGCAACGGCGTGCGTTGCCTGGCCGCCTATCTCTATTTCATCGGAGAGTGGGCGGCCGAGCGGCTGCGGGTCGCTACCCGGGCCGGGGTGAAGACGCTTCATCTGCTGGAGCGCGACGGACCTCGCTTTCGCTTTCTCGCCGAGATGGGGCGACCGCGTCTGGCCAGCACGGAGATTCCGATGGCACTGGAGCCACCACAGTCGAAGGTCGTCAATTATCCTCTCGATGTGGGCGATGGCGTGTTTCTGGTGACGGCTTGCTCGATGGGAAACCCTCATTGTGTCGTCCTCTGCGATGATCTGGAGGCGCTGGACATCCGGCAGCTCGGTCCAGTCATTGAACATCATCCGTTGTTTCCCGCCCGGACGAACGTGGAATTCGTTCGCGTGCTGGATCGCCGGCTCATCGCCCTGCGGATGTGGGAACGCGGTGCCGGCGAAACGCTCTCTTCCGGAACGGGGGCCTCGGCCGCTCTGGTCGCCGCCGTCCTCAACGACCTGACGGATCGGCAAGTTCGCGTGCGAACGGCCGTCGGCGATCTGGAGGTAACCTGGCGCGAGGATGATGTCATCACCGTCACGGGAACTGCCGAGGCCGTCTGTCGGGGCGTGTGGTTGGGATCACTCGCTGATGTCGTCTGA
- a CDS encoding histidine triad nucleotide-binding protein has product MYEFDCTFCQIISGDRQAEIVYQDEQVVAFKDIHPKAPWHILVVPRDHIESLNDAAPRDEALLGHLLRIASKVANAVGIADEGYRVVINTGPNAGQSIFHLHVHVLGGRVLGWPPG; this is encoded by the coding sequence ATGTACGAGTTTGATTGCACATTCTGTCAGATCATCAGTGGTGACCGGCAAGCGGAAATCGTCTACCAGGACGAGCAGGTTGTCGCTTTCAAGGATATTCACCCGAAAGCGCCCTGGCATATCCTCGTCGTTCCCCGCGATCACATCGAATCTCTTAACGATGCCGCTCCACGAGACGAAGCCCTGCTGGGGCATCTTTTGCGCATTGCGTCGAAGGTGGCCAATGCAGTGGGGATTGCTGACGAAGGCTATCGCGTTGTCATCAACACCGGACCTAATGCCGGACAGAGCATCTTTCACCTTCACGTTCACGTCCTGGGCGGGCGCGTGCTGGGCTGGCCTCCGGGGTGA
- a CDS encoding DUF2007 domain-containing protein, whose amino-acid sequence MSSEPKWVPLTQCAMAAEAEMIVELLRREGIEAVASGSYDPLLTTGLQPVIVYVSEADRMEAHRLYLAFFGRHLHDSNDSQQEETL is encoded by the coding sequence ATGTCGTCTGAACCAAAGTGGGTTCCCCTCACTCAGTGCGCCATGGCGGCCGAAGCCGAGATGATCGTCGAATTGCTGCGGCGTGAAGGAATCGAGGCGGTGGCCAGCGGAAGCTACGATCCTCTCCTCACAACCGGACTGCAACCCGTTATCGTCTATGTCAGCGAAGCGGATCGGATGGAAGCTCACCGCCTGTACCTGGCCTTCTTCGGTCGGCATCTCCATGACTCAAACGATTCTCAACAGGAGGAGACTTTATGA